The Arachis hypogaea cultivar Tifrunner chromosome 14, arahy.Tifrunner.gnm2.J5K5, whole genome shotgun sequence genome has a segment encoding these proteins:
- the LOC112741577 gene encoding uncharacterized protein isoform X1, protein MMKKKITSSNPTLKPETDSVHLLRKQKHLLVWSDFHVRDGIAIYIYKPYKRMKIDARRKAEASSNSQFLANMSHELRTPMAAIIGLLDILMSNDCLTNEQCATVTQIRKCSMALLRLLNNILDLSKVLLSICSLLTDPNPDDPLVPEIADMYKTDRAKYEATARS, encoded by the exons atgatgaaaaaaaagattACAAG CAGCAATCCAACTCTGAAGCCCGAGACCGACTCTGTCCATCTCCTCCGCAAACAAAAGCACTTACTTGTCTGGTCTGATTTTCATGTAAGAGATGGCATTGCCATATACATTTACAAACCttataaaagaatgaaaattgaTGCTAGAAGAAAGGCAGAGGCATCAagcaatagccaatttcttgcaAACATGAG CCATGAATTGAGGACACCTATGGCTGCAATAATTGGGCTACTTGACATTCTTATGTCCAACGACTGTCTAACCAACGAACAGTGTGCAACGGTTACTCAGATAAGAAAATGCTCGATGGCACTACTCCGGCTTCTTAATAACATCCTGGATCTCAGCAAG GTTCTTTTGTCAATTTGCTCATTGTTGACGGATCCCAACCCTGATGATCCTCTTGTCCCTGAAATTGCGGACATGTACAAGACTGACAGGGCTAAGTATGAAGCTACTGCACGCAGCTGA
- the LOC112741577 gene encoding histidine kinase 1-like isoform X2 — protein sequence MMKKKITSSNPTLKPETDSVHLLRKQKHLLVWSDFHVRDGIAIYIYKPYKRMKIDARRKAEASSNSQFLANMSHELRTPMAAIIGLLDILMSNDCLTNEQCATVTQIRKCSMALLRLLNNILDLSKFQFEDSLNPCALLWFFCQFAHC from the exons atgatgaaaaaaaagattACAAG CAGCAATCCAACTCTGAAGCCCGAGACCGACTCTGTCCATCTCCTCCGCAAACAAAAGCACTTACTTGTCTGGTCTGATTTTCATGTAAGAGATGGCATTGCCATATACATTTACAAACCttataaaagaatgaaaattgaTGCTAGAAGAAAGGCAGAGGCATCAagcaatagccaatttcttgcaAACATGAG CCATGAATTGAGGACACCTATGGCTGCAATAATTGGGCTACTTGACATTCTTATGTCCAACGACTGTCTAACCAACGAACAGTGTGCAACGGTTACTCAGATAAGAAAATGCTCGATGGCACTACTCCGGCTTCTTAATAACATCCTGGATCTCAGCAAG TTTCAGTTTGAAGATTCTCTGAACCCTTGTGCACTACTGTG GTTCTTTTGTCAATTTGCTCATTGTTGA